GAGGGTACAGCCACCGCTTTCCTGGGTGGGGAGCAGCTCCAGCCGGACAGAGCGTGGCCTGCTGGGACCTGACGTCTCTCAGGGCATGCTGGGATGCCTAGCATCTGAGGGCGGCTATTGGTTCAGCCCCGCAGACCGACGAGAGGAGCAGCCAATCAGAGGGGCAGCGTGCGGAGCGTTTGGAAGCGGAAGTGAGGTTTCCGTGGAGACAGCAGAGCCTGCGGAAGGCGGCGGCGGCACCTCAGAgctgaggcccaggcagggcaTGGCGGCGCCGACGGCCCTGTGAGAGCGAAGAGGCCGCGGGGCTCACCATGCGCCGGCGACCCTGACATGGGCGCCAGCGGCTCCAAAGCTCGGGGGCTGTGGCCCTTCGCCTCGGCGGCGGGGGGCGGTGGCCCGGAGGCGGTGGTCGCTGAGCAAGCTTTGGTGCGACCGCGAGGCCGAGTCGTGCCCCCCTTCGTATTCACGCGCCGCGGGTAAGGGCGCGGGATTCCGCCCCGGGGAGGACAGACCGGGTGGCTGGGCGCCCCTCATCATGGGGAACTCCCGCCCCTCTACCCCCTACACCCGAGTCAGGACGACTCCCATATTTCAGGCCCTCATAGGAACAAGGAACGGGGAAAGGCGGGCAGTCGGTTCCTGGCGGCCTGGCTGCTGTCAAGGTCTTCCTAGGATAAGAATGGGCCTGAGGCTTGTCCCTGGGCAGGCCCTTCGCACTGTGAAGCTAGATTGGGCCTCCCTGAGACTTAAAGACCTTCTCCTTTTATCCCTTCCACCCAGCCTGCAAGCTGAAGGCTCCtatcctccctcacccccagttCTTCCTAGAGGAGAATGATCCTCTGTTTTGGTTCCTCACAGTGGTGGGGTTGGACCCTCTCTGGGTAGTGGCCGGGAAAGCAGGACTGGGCCCTAGTTTGGAGATGGGACCTGGGGAAAAAGACCCTCACCCAGGTATGTTTCCTAGATCTGGAGCGCTGAACTCCCCGCTCCCCCAAGGGGCCCAGACCATAGCACTAGATTGGCCTGGCTCTGATGGGCCCCTGAGGACTGGCACTCAGGTGATGCTGGAGATTTTGCTGTAGATACTAGGGAGACCCATCAGTGGCAGTTTGGCTGCACCAGCCACATTGGCCAGGGAGGATGCAGCCTTTTTCCCTGTAAGCTCCCTCCTAGCCTAGGCATCTGCTATCTCAGGCTTTGGCCCTGGGCCAACAGTGTCTTCTGGAGTGAGACCAACATGCCCAGGCCTCCATCCTGCCTACTCTAGAACTTCTGGGTGAAGGCAAGGGCCTGATGTCTTCTTGCTGAACAAACCAGTGATGTTTCGGTATGGCTGCTCTTCTTAGGGTCTGACAGAGTAGCACTGGCCACCACCCACTCCCCATTTCCTTCTAGTAGACCCCAGACCCTAAGCAAGGGATTCTTCTAGCATATTATCCTCCCTTCCTCACACCAAGGTTGTTTATCCCCATTTGGGAAGGGCACACTTCCCTGTGTTCTATGGCATTTGTTATGACCAGGTGTGGGGTTCCAGCGCAGCCTGTTCCCCTCTCCCTCTACACAGCTCCATGTTCTATGACGAGGATGGGGATCTGGCTCACGAGTTCTATGAGGAGACAATCGTCACCAAGAACGGGCAGAAGCGGGCCAAGCTGAGGCGGGTGCATAAGAACCTGATTCctcaggtgaggggctgggcagTGGTCATAGAGCCTATGTTGAGTGTGTGGAGGTAGACCCAGATGGGGTCTGCTGTCATGGTGGGGGCTcttgggggaggagctgggaggaacaggaaggcttcctggagtagGGCCCCTGAGCTGGCCCTCACTAGCCTCTGTTTCCATGGCAGGGCATCGTGAAGCTGGATCCCCCCCGCATCCACGTGGATTTCCCTGTGATC
This Camelus ferus isolate YT-003-E chromosome 17, BCGSAC_Cfer_1.0, whole genome shotgun sequence DNA region includes the following protein-coding sequences:
- the TUSC2 gene encoding tumor suppressor candidate 2; the encoded protein is MGASGSKARGLWPFASAAGGGGPEAVVAEQALVRPRGRVVPPFVFTRRGSMFYDEDGDLAHEFYEETIVTKNGQKRAKLRRVHKNLIPQGIVKLDPPRIHVDFPVILYEV